A region from the Lutra lutra chromosome 1, mLutLut1.2, whole genome shotgun sequence genome encodes:
- the TRAPPC5 gene encoding trafficking protein particle complex subunit 5 has translation MEARFTRGKSALLERALVRPRTEVSLSAFALLFSELVQHCQSRVFSVAELQARLAALGRQVGARVLDALVAREKGARRETKVLGALLFVKGAVWKALFGKEADKLEQANDDARTFYIIEREPLVNTYISVPKENSTLNCASFTAGIVEAVLTHSGFPAKVTAHWHKGTTLMIKFEEAVIARDRALEGR, from the coding sequence aTGGAGGCACGCTTCACCCGCGGGAAGTCGGCGCTGCTAGAGCGTGCCCTGGTGCGGCCCCGCACCGAGGTGAGCCTGAGCGCCTTCGCGCTGCTCTTCTCGGAGCTGGTGCAGCACTGCCAGAGCCGGGTCTTCTCCGTGGCCGAGCTGCAGGCGCGCCTGGCTGCCCTGGGCCGCCAGGTGGGCGCCCGCGTTCTGGATGCGCTTGTGGCTCGCGAGAAGGGTGCCCGGCGCGAGACCAAGGTGCTGGGCGCTCTGCTGTTCGTCAAGGGTGCGGTGTGGAAGGCGCTGTTCGGCAAGGAGGCCGACAAGCTGGAGCAGGCCAATGACGACGCACGCACCTTCTACATCATCGAGCGGGAGCCGCTCGTCAACACCTACATCTCAGTGCCCAAGGAGAACAGCACGCTCAACTGTGCCAGCTTCACGGCGGGCATCGTGGAGGCGGTGCTCACACACAGCGGCTTTCCCGCCAAGGTCACGGCACACTGGCACAAGGGCACCACGCTCATGATCAAGTTCGAGGAGGCGGTCATAGCCCGAGACCGGGCCCTGGAGGGCCGCTGA